In a genomic window of Primulina huaijiensis isolate GDHJ02 chromosome 10, ASM1229523v2, whole genome shotgun sequence:
- the LOC140986372 gene encoding small ribosomal subunit protein bS1m-like gives MSGCMSRLFPRSNSSFLLRSGNALQAKVVRLRDETYLIDAGVGPPRICTGNELIGAPKSPEKTSFSNRVGFLNPSSGNSAVKMQMLERCFIDLVTGDPRTKERAAVRFGEAMGQDDSVEGEEKLLLPRKFRKYRAWMEMKKIHQKNGRVKGFVAEKVKGGYSVGIAGYLAFLPNRPYFVGQNSGDRYYIESINPSNIVVVRA, from the coding sequence ATGAGCGGGTGTATGAGCCGATTGTTCCCGAGATCCAATTCCAGCTTCCTCTTGCGCAGCGGGAATGCACTGCAGGCCAAAGTTGTGCGCTTGAGGGATGAAACCTACCTCATCGATGCCGGGGTGGGCCCGCCAAGAATCTGCACCGGCAACGAGCTGATCGGAGCTCCAAAATCCCCCGAGAAAACCAGTTTCTCGAACCGGGTCGGGTTTCTCAACCCGTCTTCCGGCAATTCCGCAGTGAAGATGCAGATGCTGGAGCGCTGCTTCATCGATTTAGTGACGGGAGATCCTCGGACGAAGGAGCGAGCCGCCGTCCGGTTCGGTGAGGCGATGGGGCAGGACGATTCCGTGGAGGGCGAAGAAAAGCTCCTCCTGCCGCGGAAGTTCCGAAAGTACAGAGCGTGGATGGAGATGAAGAAAATACATCAGAAAAATGGTCGGGTGAAAGGATTCGTGGCGGAGAAAGTGAAGGGAGGATATTCCGTGGGGATTGCGGGCTATCTCGCGTTTCTTCCTAATCGTCCTTATTTTGTTGGTCAGAACTCTGGTGATCGATACTACATTGAGAGCATCAACCCCAGCAACATTGTGGTTGTCAGGGCTTGA